Proteins from a genomic interval of Phycisphaeraceae bacterium:
- a CDS encoding pyridoxal phosphate-dependent aminotransferase, giving the protein MQLSRRVRALKPSATLAVANKAKALAAQGVEVLSFAAGEPDFDTPPPIVAAAIESLRAGHTKYMPTAGDPATRRAIAEKLSQENAIPGVTPEHVVITTGGKHAIYLVFQALLDPPLPGEEPWDVLLPVPAWVSYDPIARLSGGRVVELPTSAKTDFKITPEQLEQAITPRSRLLVINSPSNPCGTMYTPEELTLIAAVVERAAASKAPDLVVVSDEIYEKITFGGIPHFSIGASPAIADRVVTINGMSKAYSMTGWRVGYLAGSGEAGLQVAKACEKLQGQTTTNVTSFVYSAATVAITACGGEVEQMRRAFAQRASMIYDLARSITGLSCVKPTGAFYLFIDVSALFGRTSAAGRRIGSAMDFAEALLDEHRVAVVPGEDFGGCGANHVRMSFACSEEQIAEGMNRIAIFVRALT; this is encoded by the coding sequence GGCGGTCGCCAACAAGGCCAAGGCGCTGGCCGCCCAGGGGGTAGAGGTCCTCTCCTTCGCTGCCGGCGAGCCGGACTTCGATACCCCACCCCCGATTGTCGCGGCGGCCATCGAGTCCCTGCGGGCCGGGCACACCAAGTACATGCCCACCGCAGGCGACCCCGCCACCAGGCGTGCCATCGCCGAGAAACTCTCGCAGGAGAACGCCATCCCGGGCGTGACCCCCGAGCATGTCGTGATCACGACCGGCGGCAAGCACGCGATCTACCTCGTCTTCCAGGCCCTCCTCGACCCGCCGCTCCCCGGCGAGGAGCCCTGGGATGTGCTGCTCCCCGTGCCCGCGTGGGTGAGTTACGACCCGATCGCCCGCCTCTCGGGCGGGCGGGTTGTGGAACTACCGACCAGCGCCAAGACAGACTTCAAGATCACGCCCGAGCAACTCGAGCAGGCGATCACCCCCAGGTCGCGGCTGCTGGTGATCAACTCGCCGAGCAACCCGTGCGGCACGATGTACACGCCCGAAGAACTAACCCTGATCGCCGCCGTCGTGGAGCGGGCCGCGGCATCGAAGGCCCCCGACCTTGTGGTGGTCAGCGACGAGATCTACGAGAAGATCACCTTCGGCGGCATCCCCCACTTCTCGATCGGTGCGTCGCCCGCCATCGCGGACCGCGTCGTCACCATCAACGGGATGAGCAAGGCCTACTCGATGACCGGCTGGCGCGTCGGCTACCTCGCCGGAAGCGGCGAAGCAGGGCTCCAGGTGGCCAAGGCGTGCGAGAAGCTGCAGGGGCAGACGACGACCAACGTCACGTCGTTCGTCTACTCCGCGGCGACCGTCGCCATCACGGCCTGCGGTGGCGAGGTGGAGCAGATGCGGCGCGCGTTCGCGCAGCGAGCCTCGATGATCTACGACCTCGCTCGGTCCATCACGGGCCTGTCGTGCGTGAAGCCGACCGGCGCGTTCTATCTGTTTATTGATGTGTCGGCGCTCTTCGGACGCACCTCCGCCGCCGGGCGGCGGATCGGGTCCGCGATGGACTTCGCCGAGGCGCTCCTCGACGAGCACCGCGTGGCCGTCGTCCCCGGCGAGGACTTCGGCGGCTGCGGCGCAAACCACGTGCGGATGTCCTTCGCCTGC